The Gossypium arboreum isolate Shixiya-1 chromosome 2, ASM2569848v2, whole genome shotgun sequence region cctctacttaGTCGGTTCACGAGAAGATCATTGTCATTTTCTCTCTCAACTTTCGATTAGTGGATCCATTTTCTCACTCTAAGAGGAGAGTTTCTTTTGAATCTTTGTTTTTTTCCTCCTGTTTCGATGGTATTGATTGTTTATATTGGAATCTGACGGTTTGCCAAGAAGAGCATCACTTTATTCGTTAGAGTTAATACAACGAAATGAGGTTTTTGAATATCATAGCATATGCCTGATGTAAAGggcttaacctttttttttttttccttgttcTCATATTTAGTAAAAGTATCATAAAGACACTTGCTAGTCAAATTGCATTTTTGTAGTTTTTACtataaaaaaagaataaattaatctttgtgcattagattaaagagcaaattggtcattgatgttaaaaatttatctatttctattgttaaaaatttgCATTGCTAATGAAATTAGATAGTTACATGGTTTCATCCCATATATACCTCACGCTAATATATAGAAActagtttttaacagtaaaaatgtataaaaattttaGCAGAAGGATTTATatactctttgatctaacgtacataaactaatttacttatttttaaagtaaataagacaaaatataatttaactcttAATACAAAGAActatataatacttttaccgCTCACTCCTTTTGTTTGACTTTAACCATTGCCTCCATGGATCTGGGACGGGCTTGATGCCTAGCTTGCAAGCTTTTGGTTAATTTTGGTGCTTATGTTTCATAGCTTGtatgcctatgaccattttggTACGTTATTTGCTTATGGTCTTCTTGAATTTTTTGATACCACGAATGCTCAATCTGATTTCATAGTTCTACAATTCATGAGCCTATAACAAATAAGGAAAACAATTAACCCATGATTGTGTTGAGAATTACTTGACCATGGGCATCCAAGACACCGTAGCCTCACgacatattaaaaaaatatatgataatttatttgatcttttaactttataaaaaaaattattttaattcttcatttttttttgtctCGTTTTGGCTCTTGAATTTGTATTATTTATCAAATAACCCTAAAATAGATGGAAAAATTCACATATATTAACTTTGCTGACATGATACATATGTGGATTGTCATATAGATGCCCCGTTagcaattaattaatattttaaatataaaaaattttaaaaaataaaaaagtataaaactattaaaaattataaagattataaaaaatatttttaaaattttaaaaatttaattgttgACGTGGCCCTACATGTGGACTTCTACGCAGATGCCATGTTAACAAAGTTaacaaaagttaaaattttcattcattttagggTGATTTTATCAACAATGCAAATTCAAAGGCTAAAAAGAGTGGGAAAATTAAATTaagaactaattttttttttttgcaaagttGGAGggccaaataaattattatgtcttAAAAATGCAAACTATGCTTATACATGAAACAACATAATATATAATTGGGGTAATGCAACATTTAATCCTTGAATTTGACAATTTAGtctctgattttttttttgttcacatTAGTTCATGAATTTGGCTATTTTTCAATATTGATCCATGTAATGACTTGACACTTTGAGATTATGGTACTTCATAATGACATAGATCAATATTGAAGAATTTTGTCAAGTTCTAAAACTATTATGGGCCAaaaaaattaagggactaaattaaaaaagttataaaaatcagatattaaattttctttatccttagataataatataaaagatTTCCTCTATCTCAATTAAGTTTTTACATTAACTctattattttaaacttttaattaattaaataatataaaatattagtttcaaagtttttaaactttttatcaataatgaaatttaaaaataaaaaagtcaaATAAATTTTACTACATAAGTTAACATGCATGATATGTGAATTAGTGGCAAAAATAGGATATGCTTATGGGCTGAGCTAATAGCCCAAGTTGAAATTTAAGAGgatatagaaaaataattaaacttGAAAAAATGGACTTTCGTAAAAATTTAAGTTCTTCTAAAATATGATTCGGGTTTGAAATTGAACATTCAATGTCTGAATTCAGCTTAACTCATTTTTTACGTTtgcaatattatattatattatattatttttaacattataatttataacatataaaaattaaatctatagtaatatttactactataatgtaaacattaaaaacagttaaaatgtttatatataatttttaataaatgaaaatatgtaaaattaataaatattaaattaaaaataatataaatattttttttcaaaaatttataaataatatggACAGACTTAAAATAGATTTAGattaatcatttacaaatatgGGCAGACTTGGACAAAATTTTTAGCTCATGTTTCGAAATGGACCAAACTTAGGCAAATATAAAGTATGTTAATATCATACTTATGCTCGATCCGAACCTAATTCGGTTGAGCTAATGAACACCTCTACTTGATTAAATGGGGTAATTATAATGTTAGCCATTTTAGataattatttattcaattaagcCTTTCTAAGATTTCTAGATAgtgaaaattttacatttttagcTTTGacaaaaattaataattcaatcaaTTTGTCAATATAATTATACTTGTCGTGTAAATAAAATTTGAATCCATTCAATATCTATTTAACGATTGAAAAGATTTTACATAAAAAATTACGATAAACTTGAGATGCATTATGTATATGAATAAACATAAAATCCATTAATTGGATTTATAAAGACATGATGATAAATTCAATACTTAACATTTTCTTTTAAGCGGTAATATAGATTAAAATGTTAACTTTTAAACATGAAAACTCTGCATAGCAATTCACGTATTTCAtactatttttatgtttttaatttattttatttgttgatatagcatataagaaaaataatgacATATTAACATGAAATACTATATGGGTTGCCACACCAACATTgtccaaaattaatattttgatcagtatttttattaaaaattatttgaatttataaaaatattaatgattaaatatttaaatttaattaaaaataaatttgaaattaagaaaaaataaatggattaaagttattattataccataaaaatattaataaaatatataataataaacctTTAATTTTAACCATATAAAAATTTCCCGCAAAGGCCGTCTTAGGATTTTAACCGTTTTGAAGTCGTAATCAGCACGCGCCTAAGAAAATCTAGGGAATTTGGCCCAAAATCGCGAGTCCAAATCAAAGGCATCATCAGTTACTTGTTTAAGCTTCGCTAATCACTATATCTCCCACCTCCAATCAATTCTATTACTCCTCTTTTTGGCCCTCTTCGAGTTATCCCTCACTTTCCTCACCAAAAAATATCCAAACAACGACCACCGTCCACTGCCGCCGAAGAGGAGAGAGCCctttaaataaaaaaatggacACAATTCTCCATACCGAACCTCTATCTCTCACTCGCTTACGCGCCACTTCGAATTCCACCGCTTCCATTCACCATATGCCTTGCCAGCTCATCTTCCGTCCTTTCCACCgcctctcctttcctttatccaccGTCAACGCTGGCTCCAGTTCTCGCAGGTCATCCGCTTTTGTTGTCGCCGCTAGCGGCACTCTCACCGCCAATTCCGTTTCGGTTTGTTACCTTATCCGTTCGttcttttttcttcttaattATTGGATGTTTATTTTTGCTGAAATTAATACTAAGTTTCGAATTGATTTAGAGTCTGAATATGTTAGAGAGAGTTTTCTTTTACATGCATGGAATTTTAGCTGTTTAAATtcgattttatttgaaaatttctgGCTTGTTTATGTGTTAGCCTTTCTGATTTACTGTAATAAGTTGTAAGTTTCAGTGATTTAGGATGCAGAGGCAGTAAATAAGCTCTGCAAGCATCtctttcatttgttttatttttatccgAATATTGATTGTAGTGCTAAATCAATTACTAAAGCttttagccaaaaaaaaaaaattcaaatgctTCAGGTTAATATAATTagattaaaaaatttatattctCTCTATATTATTCTTACTCAACCGTACTTGATTTAGGAGGAAAAATGCTGTAGCATTGTCAATGTTGGAAGATAGATATATTTTTTTTTCGAACTTTACTCGTGTTATTTGTATGAACAGTTCTTTATTTTGAGTGTATGCAGCCGAGAGGTGGAGTATATACAGTTGGGGATTTCATGACGGGAAAAGAGGATTTGCATGTTGTAAAGCCAACAACAACTGTTGATGAAGGTACTCTTTGCTTAGCTTATATCTTATAATATGTTGTCTgtatttgtgtgtgtgtgtgtctgtAAATATGCATATTTAAAAAGGAAGGTTCTAATTTATTGATCTTGTGTCGATAGCACTGGAAGCTCTTGTTGAACACAGAATCACCGGTTTTCCTGTTATCGATGATGATTGGAAATTGGTATGTTATCTTTCccttaattttttcttttcatgaGTTTTTTGCAATTCATTTGCTAACTTTTAGTACCAAACCTCAAAGCTCTTTATACACTCATGAGTCCTTGACATTTCCACAAAGGTGGAATCCTAGTATTTGCATTGTCAAACTGGGCCAATGTCCCAAAAGTGAGTGTTGGATTGGATATAGGGCCTTGCCCATGAAAGGTTGAAATAGAATGCTACTCTTCTAGACTTGAACTAATTGTCATGATTCAATAAGTTTTAAGCAAATATCTTGGTGAAACAGTGGCTAATTGGGACTGTAGGTATACGCAATACGATTCTTTCTCCATTCTTAAGACTTTAAGTTGAGGTGGGTGAAGGAAAGGTTGTTCTGGCCATATGATGACTTTTTAGGCCTGATCACATCTCCATTATAGGTCAATTCATTATTACTGCTTCATTCCATTTCATTTGATTGTTGCAACTGTGTGAACTTGATTCTGTAATGTCAATATTCTACATAGTGTGATAGTGATGTAAATAGTTCTCATTGTAAGATGTTTGGTATAAgccaaaatggaaaatttatggtTATACCATGATTACATTGTAGCAGATTTTCTGCTTTCATTTGGA contains the following coding sequences:
- the LOC108467284 gene encoding CBS domain-containing protein CBSX1, chloroplastic, encoding MDTILHTEPLSLTRLRATSNSTASIHHMPCQLIFRPFHRLSFPLSTVNAGSSSRRSSAFVVAASGTLTANSVSPRGGVYTVGDFMTGKEDLHVVKPTTTVDEALEALVEHRITGFPVIDDDWKLVGLVSDYDLLALDSISGRRTENDLFPEVDSTWKTFNEIQKLLNKTNGQVVGDLMTPAPLVVRETTNLEDAARLLLETKYRRLPVVDVEGKLVGIITRGNVVRAALQIKREIEGKA